In the genome of Myxococcus stipitatus, one region contains:
- a CDS encoding DUF4476 domain-containing protein, which translates to MKALAIAVALLTAAPSLAQDNNADKLRAPAPTASQPAAATTEAEAAQKGEMTAEGADAAKFRAPPPGRPMPNYPGYEPGSGPNYPYPPSHSGTLIVISREELTERLERMEELLEYLDERADRNTRTRLRRAQETLNTMMRQVSEAPLLATVMPRPQPPPPPREPVIRPMSQNAFAKLDDAIARENFNDDKLRVLYAGIHNNNFLCSQVAALLERFPFTNDKLNALRALKPRIIDPENHFILINLFKFSSDKKRAQEVLSQR; encoded by the coding sequence ATGAAGGCCCTCGCCATCGCAGTCGCCCTGCTGACCGCCGCACCCTCCCTCGCGCAAGACAACAACGCGGACAAGCTCCGGGCTCCCGCGCCCACCGCGAGCCAGCCTGCCGCGGCGACGACCGAGGCCGAGGCCGCGCAGAAGGGCGAGATGACGGCCGAGGGCGCCGACGCCGCGAAGTTCCGCGCGCCTCCGCCGGGCCGCCCGATGCCGAACTACCCGGGCTACGAGCCGGGCTCCGGCCCCAACTACCCCTACCCGCCGAGCCACTCGGGCACGCTGATTGTCATCAGCCGCGAGGAGCTGACCGAGCGTCTGGAGCGGATGGAGGAGCTGCTCGAGTACCTGGACGAGCGCGCGGACCGCAACACCCGCACCCGGCTGCGTCGCGCCCAGGAGACCCTGAACACGATGATGCGCCAGGTCTCCGAAGCGCCCCTGCTCGCCACGGTGATGCCGCGTCCGCAGCCGCCCCCGCCTCCGCGGGAGCCGGTCATCCGCCCGATGTCGCAGAACGCCTTCGCGAAGCTCGACGACGCCATCGCCCGCGAGAACTTCAACGACGACAAGCTCCGCGTCCTCTACGCGGGCATCCACAACAACAACTTCCTGTGCTCGCAGGTCGCCGCGTTGCTGGAGCGCTTCCCGTTCACCAATGACAAGCTGAACGCGCTGCGCGCCCTCAAGCCGCGCATCATCGACCCGGAGAACCACTTCATCCTCATCAACCTGTTCAAGTTCTCCAGCGACAAGAAGCGCGCCCAGGAAGTCCTGTCACAGCGCTGA
- the hemN gene encoding oxygen-independent coproporphyrinogen III oxidase translates to MELLPGVPRPSPELLRRYDVSGPRYTSYPTAPEWRRDFGPEALGERLKSAGAREPSEPLSLYVHLPFCHSLCWYCGCNVVISNDSSAADRYLDHLVMELDLVAERLGPRRLLSQIHWGGGTPTFLTAPQLERLWTELTRRFTPLPDAEVAIEVHPSVTTVEQLTLLRALGFNRLSMGLQDFDSRVQEATNRLQTPERTRSLLEHARALGFTGVNFDLIYGLPYQEPRSWARTLKTVLEMRPDRLAVYSFAFMPEVLKHQRRMPAEAIPGASVKLELFRAAASAFVGAGYQPIGMDHFAVPEDELARALSERRLGRNFQGYTVKAASDVVALGSTGISDVSGAYAQNVRPLPAYYERISQGRLATERGLLLTEDDRKRRGVITQLMCNAWVDLGEEGLRDFAPELERLRPFEDDGLLVRSGTQLELTALGKLFVRNVAMVFDAHLAKAERPRFSRTV, encoded by the coding sequence ATGGAACTGCTTCCAGGTGTCCCCCGTCCCTCACCGGAGCTGCTGCGCCGGTATGACGTCTCCGGGCCTCGCTACACGAGCTACCCCACCGCGCCGGAGTGGCGCCGGGACTTCGGCCCCGAAGCGTTGGGTGAGCGGCTGAAGAGCGCGGGAGCGCGCGAGCCCTCGGAGCCTCTCTCGCTCTATGTCCACCTGCCGTTCTGCCACAGCCTCTGCTGGTACTGCGGCTGCAACGTGGTCATCAGCAACGACTCCAGCGCGGCGGACCGGTACCTGGACCACCTGGTGATGGAGCTGGACCTGGTGGCGGAGCGGCTGGGGCCTCGTCGCCTGCTCTCCCAGATTCACTGGGGCGGGGGCACGCCGACGTTCCTCACGGCGCCCCAGCTCGAGCGCCTCTGGACGGAGCTCACCCGGCGCTTCACTCCCTTGCCCGACGCGGAGGTGGCCATCGAGGTCCATCCCTCCGTGACGACGGTGGAGCAGCTCACGCTGCTGCGCGCGCTGGGCTTCAACCGGCTGTCCATGGGGCTCCAGGACTTCGACTCACGCGTGCAGGAGGCGACGAATCGGCTCCAGACGCCGGAGCGGACCCGGAGCCTGCTGGAGCATGCGCGAGCGCTGGGCTTCACCGGCGTGAACTTCGACCTCATCTACGGCCTGCCGTATCAGGAGCCTCGAAGCTGGGCCCGGACGCTGAAGACCGTGCTGGAGATGCGGCCGGACCGGCTCGCCGTGTACTCCTTCGCGTTCATGCCGGAGGTGCTCAAGCACCAGCGGCGGATGCCGGCCGAGGCGATTCCTGGCGCCTCCGTGAAGCTGGAGCTGTTCCGCGCGGCGGCGTCCGCCTTCGTGGGCGCGGGCTATCAGCCCATCGGCATGGACCACTTCGCGGTGCCGGAAGACGAGCTGGCCCGCGCCTTGTCAGAGCGGCGCCTGGGGCGCAACTTCCAGGGCTACACGGTGAAGGCGGCCTCGGACGTGGTGGCCCTGGGCAGCACGGGCATCAGCGACGTGAGCGGGGCGTATGCGCAGAACGTCCGCCCGCTGCCCGCCTACTACGAGCGGATTTCGCAGGGGCGGCTCGCCACGGAGCGCGGCCTGCTGCTCACGGAGGACGACCGCAAGCGCCGAGGGGTCATCACCCAGCTCATGTGCAACGCCTGGGTGGACCTGGGCGAAGAGGGCCTCCGCGACTTCGCGCCCGAGCTGGAGCGGCTGCGCCCATTCGAGGACGACGGGCTGCTCGTGCGCTCGGGCACGCAGCTCGAGCTGACGGCCCTGGGGAAGCTCTTCGTCCGCAACGTGGCGATGGTGTTCGACGCGCACCTCGCGAAGGCCGAGCGACCGCGCTTCTCGCGGACCGTGTAG
- the ccoG gene encoding cytochrome c oxidase accessory protein CcoG — protein sequence MATAPHQEGPPRIDQLGSINADGSRRAIHPSDVRGRFITWRRVAFAVLIAIYVALPLVQVGGRPAIHLDVEARRFFLFGATYNAQDFWRVLFLLTATGFGLLFITAWLGRVWCGWACPQTVFLEGVYRPLERFFDGPRERRLRLEGAPWTPGRVARAVAKHGAYVGVSLLIAHAALSLFVSAGGLVSMVAGGPGASPVAFTWAMAVSGALYFNFAWFREQLCVVVCPYGRLQSAMQDDHSLIVGYDVRRGEPRGRLLKALPQEAPARGDCVDCRKCVTACPTGIDIRNGLQMECLACAQCIDACDEVMDRVGRPRGLIRYDSLNGLAGKPRRLWRPRLALYGALLLASGVGLVWSLAKRVPFEANLLRFQGMPYLVEEGRVRNQFELHLVNKNPDPSTFTITVQAPASVQTVIPQAEVRLASLENFRVPLFILAPQGETEVPFTFIVEVTDSASREVKRMEGRFLGPPSPGR from the coding sequence ATGGCGACCGCTCCCCATCAAGAAGGCCCGCCGCGCATCGACCAGCTCGGCTCCATCAACGCGGATGGCTCGCGGCGGGCGATTCATCCCTCGGATGTCCGGGGTCGCTTCATCACCTGGCGGCGGGTGGCGTTCGCCGTGCTCATCGCCATCTACGTCGCGCTGCCCCTGGTGCAGGTGGGCGGTCGCCCCGCCATCCACCTGGACGTGGAGGCCCGGCGCTTCTTCCTCTTCGGCGCCACGTACAACGCGCAGGACTTCTGGCGGGTGCTCTTCCTGCTCACCGCCACGGGGTTCGGCCTGTTGTTCATCACCGCCTGGCTGGGGCGCGTGTGGTGCGGCTGGGCGTGTCCGCAGACGGTGTTCCTGGAGGGTGTCTATCGCCCGCTGGAGCGCTTCTTCGACGGGCCCCGCGAGCGGCGGCTCCGGCTGGAGGGCGCGCCGTGGACGCCGGGGCGGGTGGCTCGCGCGGTGGCGAAGCACGGGGCGTACGTGGGCGTGTCGCTGCTCATCGCGCATGCCGCGCTCAGCCTCTTCGTGTCCGCGGGAGGGCTGGTGTCCATGGTGGCGGGAGGGCCGGGGGCGTCTCCGGTGGCCTTCACCTGGGCCATGGCCGTCTCGGGCGCGCTGTATTTCAACTTCGCGTGGTTCCGCGAGCAGCTCTGCGTGGTGGTGTGCCCGTATGGGCGGCTCCAGTCGGCCATGCAGGATGACCACTCGCTCATCGTGGGCTACGACGTGCGGCGTGGAGAGCCTCGGGGCCGGCTGCTGAAGGCGCTCCCTCAGGAGGCCCCCGCGCGAGGCGACTGCGTCGACTGCCGCAAGTGTGTCACCGCGTGTCCCACGGGCATCGACATCCGCAATGGCTTGCAGATGGAGTGTCTGGCGTGCGCGCAGTGCATCGACGCGTGTGACGAGGTGATGGACCGCGTGGGCCGTCCTCGGGGGCTCATCCGCTACGACTCGCTCAACGGCCTCGCGGGCAAGCCTCGCCGCCTGTGGCGTCCCCGGCTGGCGCTGTACGGCGCGCTGCTCCTGGCCTCCGGGGTGGGCCTGGTGTGGAGCCTCGCGAAGCGGGTGCCGTTCGAGGCGAACCTGCTGCGCTTCCAGGGCATGCCCTACCTCGTGGAGGAGGGGCGGGTGCGCAACCAGTTCGAGCTGCACCTGGTGAACAAGAACCCAGACCCCTCCACGTTCACCATCACCGTGCAGGCCCCCGCCTCCGTGCAGACGGTCATCCCTCAAGCCGAGGTGCGGCTCGCCTCGCTGGAGAACTTCCGCGTGCCGCTGTTCATCCTCGCGCCGCAAGGGGAGACGGAGGTGCCCTTCACCTTCATCGTCGAGGTGACGGACTCCGCGTCGCGGGAAGTGAAGCGGATGGAAGGCCGCTTCCTCGGGCCTCCGTCCCCGGGGCGATGA
- a CDS encoding cbb3-type cytochrome c oxidase N-terminal domain-containing protein, with the protein MSSDKPLIHHIYDGIEEHDNNLPNWWLFLLWTTLVFGAGYWFWYHVAELSPGQLGEYAAESAEHAQRMASNTPASDELLLKLVKDPTSLDSGKAVFQANCAACHGAQGQGLIGPNLTDGFWLHGSAPMAIHKVVADGAVAKGMPAWERTLGAERVKAVTAYVLTLKGTNAPGGKAPQGEAEKP; encoded by the coding sequence ATGAGTAGCGACAAGCCGCTGATTCATCACATCTATGACGGCATCGAGGAGCACGACAACAACCTGCCCAACTGGTGGCTGTTCCTCCTCTGGACGACGCTCGTCTTCGGGGCTGGCTACTGGTTCTGGTACCACGTCGCGGAGCTGAGCCCGGGACAGCTGGGGGAGTACGCGGCCGAGTCCGCCGAGCATGCCCAGCGCATGGCCAGCAACACGCCCGCGTCGGATGAGCTGCTGCTGAAGCTGGTGAAGGACCCGACGTCCCTCGACAGCGGCAAGGCCGTGTTCCAGGCCAACTGCGCCGCCTGCCACGGGGCACAGGGACAGGGCCTCATCGGCCCCAACCTGACGGATGGCTTCTGGCTGCACGGCTCGGCGCCCATGGCCATCCACAAGGTCGTGGCCGATGGCGCGGTGGCCAAGGGCATGCCCGCGTGGGAGCGGACCCTGGGCGCGGAGCGGGTGAAGGCCGTCACCGCGTATGTGCTGACGCTCAAGGGGACGAACGCGCCGGGCGGGAAGGCCCCGCAGGGAGAGGCCGAGAAGCCGTAA
- a CDS encoding cbb3-type cytochrome c oxidase subunit 3, producing the protein MYKQFYQGMTLEELPLFALVLFVAVFLGVCAWLFGARSSQDYDGLSRMPLSERGEGGHE; encoded by the coding sequence ATGTACAAGCAATTCTACCAGGGGATGACGCTGGAGGAGCTGCCGCTCTTCGCGCTGGTCTTGTTCGTCGCCGTCTTCCTGGGCGTCTGCGCCTGGCTGTTCGGCGCGCGCAGCAGCCAGGACTACGACGGCCTCTCGCGGATGCCCTTGTCGGAGCGCGGGGAGGGTGGCCATGAGTAG
- the ccoN gene encoding cytochrome-c oxidase, cbb3-type subunit I, producing the protein MQQQRIVYDDTTVRRFVFAAVVFGIVGMAVGALVASQLAWWQANLGIPYLTYSRLRPLHTNAVIFAFVGNMMFAGIYYSTQRLLKVRMASDLLSNIHFWGWQLIIVAAAVTLPLGITTSKEYAELEWPIDLAITIIWVVFAINFFWTLAKRNEKNLYVAIWFYIATIVTVAVLHIVNSLALPLDGLKSYSVFSGVQDALVQWWYGHNAVAFFLTTPILGIMYYFLPKAAERPVYSYRLSIIHFWALVFIYIWAGPHHLLYTALPDWAQSLGMVFSVMLWAPSWGGMLNGLLTLKGAWHKLREDPVLKFLIAGVTFYGMATFEGPLLSIKAVSALGHYTDWIVGHVHGGALGWNGFMAAGMFYWLVPRLYGTKLHSTRAADAHFWLGTVGILLYIVSMWISGINQGLMWRATNADGTLLYPNFVETLLAIRPMYIVRFVGGAMYLVGFCMMAWNLWKTARAGKAVDGETTVVVEEAAAQAPVAGRPVPGWVQVVTGRPLVFAIAILTVTMFLGWAKPVRALVLMGAIVALGEFAWIVTRKDREAGKPSWFALIEGRPLAFTVLTLIAVLIGGVAELLPTILIQQAVPAHGEAQKPYSPLELQGRDLYVREGCYTCHSQMIRPFVAETQRYGDVSRAEEFIYDHPFQWGSKRTGPDLHRVGGRYPNLWHYTHMMDPRATSPGSNMPPYPWLAANRIRVKDAPKKLTLMQKLGVPYSNDDVDSAEARQKTQGEAIAADLAQQGVKVAWDSEMVALIAYLQRLGRGPQDVPPPSDIAPTASAAGVEGGSR; encoded by the coding sequence GTGCAACAACAGCGAATCGTCTACGACGACACCACGGTCCGCCGCTTCGTCTTCGCGGCCGTCGTCTTCGGCATCGTGGGAATGGCGGTGGGAGCGTTGGTGGCAAGCCAGCTCGCGTGGTGGCAGGCCAACCTCGGCATCCCCTATCTGACGTACTCCCGGCTCCGCCCTCTGCACACCAACGCGGTCATCTTCGCGTTCGTGGGCAACATGATGTTCGCGGGCATCTACTACTCCACGCAGCGCCTGTTGAAGGTGCGCATGGCGTCGGACCTGCTCTCGAACATCCACTTCTGGGGCTGGCAGCTCATCATCGTCGCCGCGGCGGTGACCTTGCCGTTGGGCATCACCACCTCCAAGGAGTACGCGGAGCTGGAGTGGCCCATCGACCTGGCCATCACCATCATCTGGGTGGTCTTCGCCATCAACTTCTTCTGGACGCTGGCGAAGCGCAACGAGAAGAACCTCTACGTCGCCATCTGGTTCTACATCGCGACCATCGTCACGGTGGCGGTGCTGCACATCGTCAACAGCCTGGCGCTGCCGCTGGATGGCCTCAAGAGCTACTCGGTCTTCTCGGGTGTGCAGGACGCGCTGGTGCAGTGGTGGTACGGCCACAACGCCGTCGCCTTCTTCCTCACCACGCCCATCCTGGGCATCATGTATTACTTCCTGCCCAAGGCGGCGGAGCGGCCGGTGTATTCCTACCGGCTGTCCATCATCCACTTCTGGGCCCTGGTCTTCATCTACATCTGGGCGGGCCCGCACCACCTGCTCTACACGGCGCTGCCGGACTGGGCGCAGTCGTTGGGCATGGTGTTCAGCGTCATGCTGTGGGCGCCGTCCTGGGGCGGCATGCTCAACGGCCTGCTCACGCTGAAGGGCGCGTGGCACAAGCTGCGCGAGGACCCCGTCCTCAAGTTCCTCATCGCGGGCGTGACGTTCTACGGCATGGCCACCTTCGAGGGGCCGCTGTTGTCCATCAAGGCGGTGAGCGCGCTGGGGCACTACACCGACTGGATTGTGGGCCACGTGCACGGCGGCGCGCTGGGCTGGAACGGCTTCATGGCGGCCGGCATGTTCTACTGGCTGGTGCCCAGGCTGTACGGCACGAAGCTGCACTCGACGCGAGCCGCGGACGCGCACTTCTGGCTGGGGACGGTGGGCATCCTCCTCTACATCGTGTCCATGTGGATCAGCGGCATCAACCAGGGGTTGATGTGGCGGGCCACCAACGCGGACGGGACGCTGCTCTACCCGAACTTCGTGGAGACGCTGCTGGCCATCCGGCCCATGTACATCGTCCGCTTCGTCGGTGGCGCCATGTACCTGGTGGGCTTCTGCATGATGGCGTGGAACCTCTGGAAGACGGCGCGAGCGGGCAAGGCCGTCGACGGAGAGACCACGGTGGTGGTGGAGGAGGCCGCCGCGCAGGCGCCTGTCGCTGGCAGGCCCGTGCCGGGTTGGGTGCAGGTCGTCACCGGGCGTCCGCTGGTGTTCGCCATCGCCATCCTCACGGTGACGATGTTCCTGGGCTGGGCGAAGCCGGTGCGCGCGCTGGTGTTGATGGGCGCCATCGTCGCCCTGGGTGAGTTCGCGTGGATTGTCACGCGCAAGGACCGGGAGGCGGGCAAGCCGTCGTGGTTCGCGCTCATCGAGGGCCGCCCCCTGGCCTTCACCGTGCTCACGCTCATCGCCGTCCTCATCGGAGGCGTGGCGGAGCTGCTGCCCACCATCCTCATCCAGCAGGCGGTGCCCGCGCATGGCGAGGCGCAGAAGCCGTACTCACCGCTGGAGCTCCAGGGCCGCGACCTCTACGTGCGAGAGGGCTGCTACACGTGCCACTCGCAGATGATTCGGCCCTTCGTGGCGGAGACGCAGCGCTACGGCGACGTGTCCCGCGCGGAGGAGTTCATCTACGACCACCCGTTCCAATGGGGCAGCAAGCGCACGGGGCCGGACCTGCACCGCGTGGGCGGGCGCTATCCGAACCTCTGGCACTACACGCACATGATGGACCCGCGGGCCACGAGCCCCGGCTCGAACATGCCGCCCTATCCGTGGCTCGCGGCGAACCGCATCCGCGTGAAGGACGCGCCGAAGAAGCTGACGCTGATGCAGAAGCTGGGCGTGCCGTACTCCAACGACGACGTGGACTCGGCGGAGGCGCGGCAGAAGACGCAGGGCGAGGCCATCGCCGCGGACCTGGCGCAGCAAGGGGTGAAGGTGGCGTGGGACTCGGAGATGGTGGCGTTGATTGCCTATCTCCAGCGCCTGGGCCGAGGGCCACAGGACGTCCCCCCGCCGTCGGACATCGCACCCACCGCGTCCGCGGCGGGCGTCGAGGGAGGGAGCCGCTGA
- a CDS encoding cytochrome oxidase yields the protein MNVLVLQVFVSLMLVASSVLLFVYSMRHRDHEQADRLSLFPLEDDSAQPVARSDGPSSPSASQE from the coding sequence ATGAACGTGCTCGTGCTCCAGGTCTTCGTGAGCCTGATGCTCGTGGCCAGCTCGGTGCTGCTGTTCGTCTACAGCATGCGGCACCGGGACCATGAGCAGGCAGACCGGCTCTCGCTCTTTCCGCTCGAGGACGACAGCGCCCAGCCCGTGGCGCGGTCCGACGGGCCGTCGTCGCCTTCGGCTTCTCAGGAGTGA
- a CDS encoding heavy metal translocating P-type ATPase, with product MPDSAQTRPAEAPCLHCGSRVPEGAVSREFCCAGCEAVHGLLVSQGLTRYYDLATGGTAPAAEPARGRGLSWLEPLVARAESAPGALCSLELDVQGIHCAACVWLMSELFRRQPGGAGLTVDPALGKARMQWRRGAFDVSGYLRAVEAFGYLFGPSRKCPAPASLDLPIRLGICVALSMNVMLFSVSFYVGLAPEDGDVFGLFTWLSLGLSTLVVAVGGWPFFRSAWQGLRRGVPHLDLPIALGILMVFGTSLVQARSGRGDLAYFDTLNTFVTLMLVGRWLQQRVLERNRRFLLEDDGAEGLFVRRQVGARLDTVRVSQVAEGDLLVIAPGDLVPVEAELLDGNARVSTDWMTGEPDERDVLAGEVLPAGAFNAGREAVRARARQSFQDSPLVALLRRPPEGAGRGAGHTRFWESVSRRWVVTVLAVSALGLVLWWPSGPDKALEVAVALLVVTCPCAIGIATPLAYELVQARLRREGFFIRATDLLDRLPRVRRVLFDKTGTLTLGRMELVDRAGLESLGGEAREVAFNLAARSNHPVSRCLAEGLSRLGARFDAEARVTEHPGHGLEWVRGGVCWRLGRADWRMSAEGATAERAAAEGLRGTVLFRDGVPVAAFPVREALRPDARREVLALQAEGQEVWLLSGDAPARVRALASSLDVPVERALGGLRPEEKAFAVSRLGAADTLYLGDGVNDSLAFERALCAGTPAIDRPVMPGKSDFFLVGEGLSSLREALRLSQQLQRVVRRLLHLAIGYNTVAVAVCLAGWMTPLRAAVAMPAISLATVLFTVWSLSEPRAPHGDSTPVGRPTEVPA from the coding sequence ATGCCTGACTCCGCGCAAACCCGGCCCGCCGAGGCCCCCTGCCTTCACTGTGGCAGCCGCGTGCCGGAAGGCGCTGTCTCGCGCGAGTTCTGCTGCGCGGGCTGCGAGGCGGTCCATGGCCTGCTCGTGTCGCAGGGGCTGACCCGCTACTACGACCTCGCGACGGGAGGAACGGCGCCCGCGGCGGAGCCTGCTCGAGGCCGTGGGCTCTCGTGGTTGGAGCCGCTCGTCGCGCGAGCGGAGTCGGCGCCGGGCGCACTGTGTTCGCTGGAGCTCGACGTCCAGGGCATCCACTGCGCCGCCTGTGTCTGGTTGATGAGTGAGCTGTTTCGTCGCCAGCCCGGAGGCGCGGGGCTGACGGTGGACCCGGCGCTGGGCAAGGCGCGCATGCAGTGGAGGCGCGGCGCGTTCGACGTGAGCGGGTATCTGCGCGCGGTGGAGGCCTTCGGCTACCTCTTCGGGCCCAGCCGCAAGTGCCCCGCGCCCGCGAGCCTGGACCTGCCCATCCGCCTGGGCATCTGCGTGGCGCTCTCGATGAACGTGATGTTGTTCTCGGTGAGCTTCTACGTGGGGCTCGCGCCGGAGGACGGGGACGTCTTCGGACTCTTCACGTGGCTGAGCCTGGGGCTGTCCACGCTCGTGGTGGCGGTGGGCGGGTGGCCGTTCTTCCGCTCGGCGTGGCAGGGGCTCCGGCGCGGAGTGCCGCACCTGGACCTGCCCATCGCGCTGGGCATCCTCATGGTGTTCGGCACGTCGCTGGTGCAGGCCCGGAGCGGGCGAGGGGACCTGGCGTACTTCGACACGCTCAACACCTTCGTCACGTTGATGCTGGTGGGGCGCTGGCTTCAGCAGCGGGTGTTGGAGCGCAACCGGAGGTTCCTCCTCGAGGACGATGGCGCGGAGGGGCTCTTCGTCCGTCGGCAGGTCGGCGCGCGGCTCGACACGGTGCGGGTGTCGCAGGTGGCGGAAGGAGACCTGCTCGTCATCGCGCCAGGGGACCTGGTGCCAGTGGAGGCGGAGCTGCTCGACGGGAACGCCCGCGTCTCCACGGACTGGATGACGGGCGAGCCCGACGAGCGCGACGTCCTGGCGGGCGAGGTGCTGCCCGCGGGGGCCTTCAACGCGGGCCGCGAGGCGGTGCGAGCGCGGGCCCGGCAGTCCTTCCAGGACTCACCGCTGGTGGCGTTGCTGCGGCGTCCGCCGGAAGGCGCGGGCCGAGGCGCGGGGCACACGCGCTTCTGGGAGTCGGTGTCGCGGCGCTGGGTGGTGACGGTGCTCGCGGTCTCCGCGCTGGGGCTGGTGCTGTGGTGGCCATCGGGGCCCGACAAGGCGCTCGAGGTGGCGGTGGCGCTGCTGGTGGTGACGTGTCCGTGCGCCATCGGGATTGCCACGCCGCTGGCGTATGAGCTCGTGCAGGCGCGGCTGCGGCGCGAGGGCTTCTTCATCCGGGCGACGGACCTGCTGGACCGCCTGCCTCGCGTGCGACGGGTGCTGTTCGACAAGACGGGGACGCTGACGCTCGGGCGCATGGAACTCGTGGACCGCGCGGGGCTGGAGTCGCTCGGCGGGGAAGCGCGTGAGGTGGCCTTCAACCTGGCCGCGCGGAGCAACCACCCCGTGAGCCGGTGTCTCGCGGAGGGGCTCTCGCGGCTGGGGGCTCGCTTCGACGCCGAGGCGCGCGTCACGGAGCACCCGGGCCACGGGCTGGAGTGGGTGCGCGGCGGCGTGTGCTGGCGGCTGGGGCGCGCGGACTGGCGGATGAGCGCGGAGGGGGCGACTGCCGAGCGCGCCGCCGCCGAGGGGCTTCGCGGCACCGTGCTCTTCCGCGACGGAGTCCCTGTCGCAGCGTTCCCGGTGCGAGAGGCCCTGCGTCCGGATGCCCGGCGCGAGGTGCTGGCGCTCCAGGCGGAGGGCCAGGAGGTGTGGCTCCTCTCGGGTGACGCTCCCGCGCGCGTGCGGGCGCTGGCCTCGTCCCTCGACGTCCCGGTGGAGCGGGCCCTGGGCGGTCTGCGGCCCGAGGAGAAGGCCTTCGCCGTCTCGCGACTGGGCGCGGCGGATACGCTCTATCTGGGGGATGGCGTCAACGACAGCCTCGCCTTCGAGCGGGCCCTGTGCGCGGGGACGCCCGCCATCGACCGGCCGGTGATGCCGGGCAAGAGCGACTTCTTCCTGGTGGGCGAGGGGCTCTCCTCGCTGCGCGAGGCCCTGCGCCTGTCCCAGCAGCTTCAGCGGGTGGTGCGGCGGCTGCTGCACCTGGCCATCGGCTACAACACCGTGGCCGTCGCCGTGTGCCTCGCGGGGTGGATGACGCCGCTGCGCGCCGCGGTGGCGATGCCCGCCATCAGCTTGGCCACGGTCCTCTTCACCGTGTGGAGCCTGTCCGAGCCTCGGGCTCCGCACGGGGACTCGACACCGGTGGGGCGACCCACGGAGGTGCCCGCATGA
- a CDS encoding sulfite exporter TauE/SafE family protein, protein MSIDVPALLASLAPTPTLLTATVGALTVGLTGSVHCFLMCGPLACASLPSIQGADRRRALFAYQGARLGAYALVGGLLGALGGSVARALAVSTRPYLPWLMIAALVASALDLGKRLPPLPGLARLARLLSRWSAKFSWTVRAGAMGAVTPLLPCGLLYGVFAVALASGSFAGGALVMGAFALAGLPALLVAQLQLGLWSRRPRLSHFLLKRAMPLTAAVVLAVRAVETSASCH, encoded by the coding sequence ATGTCCATCGACGTCCCCGCCCTGCTCGCTTCACTGGCGCCCACGCCCACGCTGCTCACGGCGACGGTGGGCGCACTCACCGTGGGGCTCACGGGCAGCGTGCACTGCTTCCTCATGTGTGGGCCGCTCGCGTGCGCGAGCCTTCCGTCGATACAAGGCGCCGACAGACGACGGGCCCTGTTCGCCTATCAAGGCGCGCGTCTGGGCGCGTATGCACTCGTGGGCGGCCTGCTCGGCGCGCTGGGAGGCAGCGTCGCGCGCGCGCTCGCCGTCTCCACGCGGCCCTATCTCCCGTGGCTGATGATCGCCGCGCTCGTGGCGTCGGCGCTGGACCTGGGAAAGCGGCTGCCTCCCCTGCCGGGGCTCGCGCGGCTGGCTCGCCTGCTGTCGCGGTGGAGCGCAAAGTTTTCGTGGACGGTTCGCGCGGGCGCAATGGGTGCGGTGACGCCCCTGCTCCCGTGCGGACTGCTCTACGGGGTGTTCGCCGTGGCGCTCGCCAGCGGCTCGTTCGCGGGTGGCGCGCTGGTGATGGGCGCGTTCGCCCTGGCCGGACTCCCCGCGCTGCTGGTCGCGCAGCTCCAGTTGGGCTTGTGGAGCAGGCGGCCTCGCCTCTCGCACTTCCTCCTGAAGCGAGCCATGCCACTGACGGCGGCCGTGGTGCTCGCCGTCCGCGCGGTGGAGACGTCAGCGTCGTGCCACTGA
- a CDS encoding YciI family protein produces MRFMLLLKASQDTESELWPSEALVREMDRYNDELVRAGVLLDAAGLHPSASGARIDFSQGKRTVTHGPFSETQQLIAGFWMIQVRSLEEALEWGRRWLHPQGGSDSQIELRQVFEPRDALLAEEAPLVQDLWLQAGRSRS; encoded by the coding sequence ATGCGATTCATGCTGCTGCTGAAGGCCAGCCAGGACACCGAATCAGAGCTGTGGCCGAGCGAGGCCCTCGTCAGGGAGATGGACCGCTACAATGACGAGCTGGTGAGAGCAGGCGTGCTCCTGGATGCGGCGGGCCTTCACCCCAGCGCGTCCGGTGCACGCATCGATTTCTCACAGGGCAAGCGCACGGTGACACATGGACCGTTCTCGGAAACGCAGCAACTGATTGCTGGATTCTGGATGATTCAGGTGCGCTCGCTGGAGGAGGCGCTGGAGTGGGGACGGCGCTGGCTGCACCCGCAGGGAGGCTCCGACTCCCAAATCGAGCTGCGCCAGGTGTTCGAGCCGAGGGATGCGCTGTTGGCGGAGGAAGCGCCCCTGGTGCAGGACCTGTGGTTGCAGGCGGGTCGCTCGCGCTCGTGA